The following is a genomic window from bacterium.
CGAAATTTCCCATTTTGGAAGATTTGGCGAAAATGATGCACAAAACAGGTAAACCGCTTCAAGACCGGTTGTTTGAGGGGATCAAGCGGGTGGGAAACATCAAATTAGTTTTACTGACCGGTCTTTTTTCACAGAGCAAGACGGCACCAACGGATTTGTTGATTGTTGGAGATGTTCAGGAGGAAGTTTTGAAAAATTTTGTTTTGGGGATTGAAGAAGAACTGGGTTCGGAAATAAACTACACTTTAATGACCGAAACCGAGTATGAATATCGTAAAAATATGAACGATAATTTTTTGAAAGAAGTTTACGCGAGCAAGAATGTCGAACTTCTTAATACGCTCGCTCCTAATTTGCGGGTAAAGAATACTAAGTAAACCTCTTTTGAACGAGAACCAAATTTTTCCCTTCGGCAACCTCGCACAAGAGTCTTATAAAATTTGTATCACGTCTTTTTTAGCTCGTTTTTTGCGTGTCGTCGGCTTTTTTGTTGATCACAAAAAAGCCGTCGAGCTCTCAAAATTAACAGGGAAAAATGTTGAGATATTTCTACCGTTTTTTAATTGGTTCAACGTAAAATCGGAAATCAGACAAGAAGTGGTGAAAGAATTTAAAGAAACACTGACGGGTTATGGAATGACGGATTTGAGGTCTTTTCACGCCCCTTATGCCGGTCAAGGTTTTTTGTTGTCACGGTT
Proteins encoded in this region:
- a CDS encoding winged helix-turn-helix domain-containing protein — protein: MSLPLERLFGSRTRVKLLFLFTNGIRRPYYVRELTRLTKERVNSIRREVENLRRIGLLTTHVRKSKKYYAVNPKFPILEDLAKMMHKTGKPLQDRLFEGIKRVGNIKLVLLTGLFSQSKTAPTDLLIVGDVQEEVLKNFVLGIEEELGSEINYTLMTETEYEYRKNMNDNFLKEVYASKNVELLNTLAPNLRVKNTK